The nucleotide window CGTCCCGTCGCGGCACTGGGAGTTCCTCGCCGGGATCTTCGAACGCTACGGCGTGCCGGCGCCCGACCTCGACGCCGCCGACGGGCGCGGCGCCGGCCGCCAGGTGACCAAGGAGGGCGCCACCGAGCTGATCGACGTCGCGCTGAACCACCCGATCCGGCTCATCGCCAGCGCGCTCGGCCCGCCGCCGCCGGTGATGGTCGAGCGCGCGCGTGCCGCGGGCGTGCCCGTGGCGGCGCTCGTCGGCACCGTCGAGCACGCGCGACGGCAGGTCGCGGCCGGCGTGGACCTGATCATCGCGCAGGGCTCGGAGGCCGGCGGGCACACCGGCGAGATCTCCACGATGGTGCTCGTGCCTGAGGTCGTCGACGCGGTCGCGCCGCTGCCCGTCCTCGCCGCCGGCGGCATCGCCTCGGGCCGGCAGATGGCCGCGGCGATGGCCCTCGGCGCGCAGGGCGTGTGGTGCGGGTCGGTCTGGCTGACCACCGAGGAGGCCGAGACCCTCCCGGCGGTGAAGGCGAAGATGCTCGCCGCCACCTCCGCCGACACGGTCCGCTCCCGCTCCCGTACGGGCAAGCCCGCGCGGCAGCTGCGGTCCTCCTGGACCGAGGAGTGGGACGAGTCCCCCGACAGCCCCGGCGCGCTGCCGATGCCGCTGCAGCTCATCGTCGCCGAGGGCGCGATGGGAGCGATCGGCAAGGCCGCCGAGAACGGCAACGAGGGCGGCCGCCGCCTGGCGAACTACTTCGTCGGCCAGGTCGTCGGTCGGCTCGACACCGTCAAGCCCGCGCGTCAGGTCGTCTACGACATGGTCGAGGAGTTCGCCG belongs to Actinoallomurus bryophytorum and includes:
- a CDS encoding NAD(P)H-dependent flavin oxidoreductase is translated as MRTEVCEKFGIGFPLFAFSHCRDVVAAVTNAGGFGVLGAVAYSPERLEEELRWIDDHVDGRPYGVDVLVPGKIAKEAEAPGDLLSAVPSRHWEFLAGIFERYGVPAPDLDAADGRGAGRQVTKEGATELIDVALNHPIRLIASALGPPPPVMVERARAAGVPVAALVGTVEHARRQVAAGVDLIIAQGSEAGGHTGEISTMVLVPEVVDAVAPLPVLAAGGIASGRQMAAAMALGAQGVWCGSVWLTTEEAETLPAVKAKMLAATSADTVRSRSRTGKPARQLRSSWTEEWDESPDSPGALPMPLQLIVAEGAMGAIGKAAENGNEGGRRLANYFVGQVVGRLDTVKPARQVVYDMVEEFAGTLERLAEIGGE